From one Negativicutes bacterium genomic stretch:
- a CDS encoding AMP-binding protein — MTLSFVESWTLRHCQIADFRALEAWQQQMLQRQILQAQRSDFYAQGIPPFTTADQLAADPQRFLCIPPRQVARITTLPTSGTTGKPKRLFFSPKDLRQTIEYFSAGMQELMQPGETAALFLPGATQYSVGDLLERAITNLGGQAKAYGFIADPAAAALAAKGADCLAGYPIPLLVLSRAAPQLRPKSLLVTGDYTPAWLLRELEQTWHCRTHPHYGLTESGFGCAVRGQNGPGLQICHPFLRLEIADPDSDRLLAPGEWGEIVLTTLQREAMPLLRYRTGDRGRLLPDIYPYRLAEEQTRLRQEKLWGWLTVHELDRAVFSLPEVKNYRAERQQDHLHLVLDSSLTPQQIQTRIFAALQREFSVEISFGKPDCESAKRRIL; from the coding sequence ATGACCTTATCTTTTGTGGAAAGCTGGACGCTGCGGCATTGCCAAATTGCGGACTTCCGGGCGCTTGAGGCTTGGCAGCAGCAGATGCTGCAGCGGCAGATTCTTCAGGCGCAGCGTTCGGATTTTTATGCGCAGGGCATACCGCCCTTCACCACCGCCGACCAACTAGCCGCGGACCCGCAGCGCTTTCTCTGCATCCCGCCGCGGCAGGTAGCGCGCATCACCACGCTGCCGACTTCCGGCACCACCGGCAAACCCAAACGTCTCTTTTTTTCTCCGAAAGACTTGCGGCAGACCATCGAGTATTTTTCGGCAGGCATGCAGGAACTGATGCAGCCGGGTGAAACAGCCGCTCTCTTTCTGCCCGGCGCTACGCAGTACAGTGTGGGTGATTTACTGGAACGGGCGATTACGAACCTGGGCGGACAAGCCAAAGCGTATGGCTTTATTGCTGATCCGGCGGCGGCGGCGCTGGCTGCCAAAGGTGCGGATTGCCTGGCCGGTTATCCCATTCCCTTATTAGTCCTCAGCCGCGCCGCGCCGCAGCTGCGGCCCAAATCACTGCTGGTGACCGGCGATTACACGCCGGCCTGGCTGCTGCGTGAATTGGAGCAAACCTGGCATTGCCGGACGCATCCGCATTATGGTCTGACGGAAAGCGGTTTTGGCTGCGCGGTGCGCGGTCAAAACGGTCCCGGGTTGCAAATCTGTCACCCGTTCCTCCGGCTTGAAATCGCCGATCCCGACAGCGATCGCCTTTTAGCACCGGGTGAATGGGGTGAAATCGTGCTGACTACGCTGCAGCGTGAAGCCATGCCGCTGCTGCGTTACCGCACCGGTGATCGCGGCCGCCTGCTGCCGGATATCTATCCCTATCGCCTGGCTGAAGAACAAACGCGGCTGCGGCAGGAAAAGCTTTGGGGCTGGCTGACGGTGCATGAACTGGACCGAGCCGTCTTTTCTCTGCCAGAGGTAAAAAATTACCGGGCAGAACGCCAGCAGGATCATCTGCACCTCGTCCTCGACAGCTCACTCACTCCGCAGCAAATCCAGACACGGATTTTCGCTGCTCTGCAGCGCGAATTTTCAGTTGAAATCAGCTTCGGTAAGCCCGACTGTGAGAGCGCAAAACGCAGAATATTGTAA
- a CDS encoding nucleotidyltransferase family protein — protein MKTGAVIVAAGLSSRMKSFKPMLQLGGSTVIKTAIETLKAAGVDPIVVVTGLEAERLQHHLAPLNVTCLYNPDYRTTDMFFSACLGMQWIQERCERFFFLPADVPLFAKRSLLTMMGLMDYSHCAVLLPSHKGRSGHPVLLQNGIISDLLQSKGDGGLGAALSSLTCSKETIELPDLGMTLDADRPEDYQRLKQYAAAMSQTNPVTCSVQLSLSRREVFFQDDTAVLLEKVALAGSLSAACKLLSISYSSG, from the coding sequence ATGAAGACCGGAGCAGTCATTGTCGCCGCAGGCTTATCTTCCCGCATGAAATCATTCAAGCCCATGCTGCAGCTGGGTGGTTCCACCGTCATCAAGACCGCCATTGAAACGCTGAAAGCCGCCGGTGTCGATCCCATCGTGGTCGTTACCGGGCTGGAAGCGGAACGGCTGCAGCATCATCTTGCCCCGCTGAACGTTACCTGCCTCTATAATCCGGATTACCGCACGACGGATATGTTTTTTTCCGCTTGCCTTGGCATGCAATGGATCCAAGAACGCTGCGAACGCTTCTTTTTTCTGCCCGCCGATGTGCCGCTGTTCGCCAAACGCTCCTTGCTGACGATGATGGGCTTGATGGATTATTCCCACTGCGCCGTTCTGCTGCCCAGCCACAAAGGCCGTTCCGGACACCCGGTGCTGCTGCAGAATGGCATCATCAGCGACTTGCTGCAATCGAAAGGCGACGGCGGCTTGGGGGCTGCCCTGTCATCGCTCACATGCAGCAAAGAAACGATTGAACTGCCGGATCTGGGCATGACCCTGGATGCCGATCGGCCGGAAGATTATCAGCGCCTGAAACAATATGCCGCGGCGATGTCGCAAACCAATCCGGTCACTTGCAGCGTGCAGCTCTCTCTCAGCCGGCGGGAAGTATTTTTCCAGGATGACACCGCCGTCTTATTGGAAAAAGTTGCTTTGGCCGGTTCTTTGAGCGCCGCCTGCAAATTGTTGTCGATTTCTTACTCGTCCGG
- a CDS encoding class I SAM-dependent methyltransferase, producing the protein MELSVCRPGGLTLTRWGVAACQFPPAASLCDIGCGTGATVALLKELGYQAIGVDLLPAAGAVEADAAALPFAHSSFDGLLFECSFSKITAPQTALGEARRVLKPGGKLLISDFYARGQAADFSGVLGRMESRPTLLQRFQAAGFALLSWQDQSAELPQFWGQWILERGSQQIYAKLDRTALRQAKCGYFLAILEASS; encoded by the coding sequence ATGGAACTAAGCGTCTGCCGTCCCGGCGGTTTGACCTTGACCCGTTGGGGTGTGGCGGCTTGCCAATTCCCGCCGGCAGCCAGTCTTTGTGATATCGGCTGCGGTACGGGAGCTACCGTTGCCTTGCTGAAAGAGTTAGGGTATCAGGCGATTGGGGTGGATTTGCTGCCTGCCGCCGGCGCTGTAGAAGCGGATGCCGCCGCTTTGCCTTTTGCGCACAGCAGCTTTGACGGTCTGCTGTTTGAATGCAGCTTCTCCAAAATCACCGCTCCGCAAACAGCCCTGGGCGAAGCCCGTCGTGTCTTAAAACCGGGCGGCAAGTTGCTGATCTCCGATTTTTACGCCCGCGGCCAAGCCGCCGATTTCTCCGGTGTGCTGGGCAGAATGGAAAGCCGCCCCACCCTGCTGCAGCGCTTCCAGGCCGCCGGTTTCGCGCTCCTCAGCTGGCAGGATCAGTCCGCAGAGCTGCCGCAATTCTGGGGACAATGGATTCTGGAGCGGGGCAGTCAGCAAATTTACGCCAAACTGGACCGAACGGCTTTGCGTCAGGCCAAATGCGGTTACTTTTTGGCAATCCTGGAGGCAAGCTCATGA
- a CDS encoding radical SAM protein — protein MGKVIRHTYSLCPVCLRSLPAEQVEDEQGAITLQKTCPQHGFFSAPIWRNQLDLESWRGNLPELEQAPPCPTACGLCSEHLQGTCCVVLEVTGRCNLHCPFCFAAGGDGSDVALAELLDALPGLAALSQPLLQLSGGEPTLRDDLPQIIAAAKSAGIRYLQLNTNGIRLAESPAYLHALAEAGLSFVFLQFDGLQDSIYQQLRGKPLLDLKLRAIQNCAAEQIGVTLVPTLVPGVNVDAIGSILQFAFANSPAVRGVHFQPVSYFGRIPQPPQAEDRLTLDTLVVEIARQTGGRVAVKNLLPSRCDHPLCGFHGDFVIDENQQPTALSQAASGCGCSAARPVTAAQNRNFVVRRWLREKSALSDREAPQTMKTSLLRPQNPAACPQDAKPGDRQDAKPGDLQDLNYFARRVRSHGFTISAMAFQDAGTIDLERLRRCSLHVYEQGRLVPFCAHYLTPWN, from the coding sequence TTTGCCTGCGTTCTCTCCCGGCCGAGCAGGTGGAGGACGAACAGGGTGCAATTACCTTGCAAAAAACCTGTCCCCAACACGGTTTTTTTTCGGCGCCGATTTGGCGCAACCAGCTTGATCTCGAGAGTTGGCGCGGCAATTTGCCGGAACTGGAGCAAGCGCCTCCCTGCCCCACAGCCTGCGGGCTTTGCAGCGAGCATCTGCAGGGAACCTGCTGCGTTGTTTTGGAAGTGACCGGGCGCTGTAATCTGCACTGCCCTTTTTGTTTCGCCGCGGGTGGCGACGGCAGCGATGTTGCCTTAGCGGAATTGCTGGATGCCCTGCCAGGGCTCGCCGCCTTAAGTCAACCGCTGCTGCAGTTGTCCGGCGGAGAGCCAACCCTGCGCGACGACCTGCCGCAGATCATCGCCGCGGCCAAAAGCGCCGGCATTCGCTATCTCCAACTGAATACCAACGGCATTCGTTTGGCCGAGTCCCCCGCCTATCTGCATGCGCTTGCCGAAGCAGGTTTGTCTTTTGTTTTTTTACAATTCGACGGTCTGCAGGACAGTATTTATCAGCAATTGCGCGGTAAGCCGCTGCTGGACTTAAAACTTCGGGCAATCCAAAACTGTGCGGCGGAACAGATTGGCGTCACCCTGGTCCCGACTTTGGTACCGGGGGTGAACGTTGATGCCATCGGCAGCATCCTGCAGTTTGCTTTTGCCAACTCTCCGGCTGTCCGCGGCGTGCATTTTCAGCCCGTCAGTTATTTCGGCCGCATTCCGCAGCCGCCGCAGGCCGAAGACCGCCTGACTCTCGATACGTTGGTCGTAGAAATTGCACGGCAGACCGGCGGCAGAGTAGCGGTGAAGAATTTACTTCCCTCCCGCTGCGATCACCCGCTCTGCGGTTTCCACGGCGACTTCGTGATCGATGAAAATCAGCAGCCGACCGCCCTTTCCCAGGCAGCCTCCGGCTGCGGCTGCTCGGCCGCCAGGCCGGTGACTGCGGCGCAGAATCGCAATTTCGTTGTCCGGCGCTGGCTGCGGGAAAAGTCGGCTCTCTCAGACAGGGAAGCGCCGCAAACTATGAAAACGAGCTTGCTGCGCCCGCAGAACCCGGCAGCGTGTCCGCAGGACGCCAAGCCCGGAGATCGGCAGGACGCCAAGCCCGGAGATCTGCAGGATTTAAACTATTTTGCCCGACGTGTGCGTTCGCATGGCTTCACAATCTCCGCCATGGCCTTTCAGGATGCCGGTACAATCGATCTGGAACGTCTGCGGCGCTGCAGTCTGCATGTTTACGAGCAGGGCCGCTTAGTCCCCTTCTGCGCACACTACTTAACGCCATGGAACTAA
- a CDS encoding C-GCAxxG-C-C family protein yields MSLHYVNQQHALGFNCAQIVLAAFAEPLGLDTDTARRLAAGFGGGLYCGEVCGAYAAAVMVLGLRYGSAADAPAERKALLKAKVQLLQAYFLEEYPGLRCLEILGSTPAGLQPDVRLTEAGLPQEICPAIMAFVIDTLPQLL; encoded by the coding sequence ATGAGTCTGCACTATGTCAATCAGCAACATGCCCTCGGTTTCAATTGCGCTCAAATCGTGCTGGCTGCCTTTGCCGAACCACTGGGTCTGGATACCGACACGGCGCGCCGCCTGGCAGCCGGATTCGGCGGCGGCCTCTATTGCGGTGAAGTTTGCGGCGCTTACGCCGCTGCCGTGATGGTGTTAGGCTTGCGTTACGGCAGCGCTGCCGATGCGCCGGCAGAGCGGAAAGCCCTATTGAAAGCAAAAGTTCAGCTGTTGCAGGCCTATTTCCTGGAAGAGTATCCCGGTCTTCGCTGCCTTGAAATTCTCGGCAGTACGCCTGCCGGGTTGCAGCCGGACGTGCGGCTGACGGAAGCCGGTTTACCGCAGGAAATTTGCCCCGCGATTATGGCTTTTGTGATTGACACGCTGCCGCAGCTGTTATAA